GTAAGGTACCTTCGAATAGAAAGTTAACCGTTTTTACTCTTAACAAGATCGATAGTGGGTCTcttattagatatatttttatactcactattttcatgtttaactttttcagGCAAAGTTAATACGAGAGTCTGACCAGTGAGGGACAAGAATAACTCATGAACACCAAACAAGAACCTTTCAAATGCTTTCATTTAACACTTTACTTATTTTCAAGTTGTGGTGGTTGCATTGAGTTTTATGTTTAGAACTATTGTCTGTTTTATTTTGACTTAAAACACtaatacttttatatttttatgtttatttgcAATAGGGtatgaacaaaattttctttgatgttcatgttttaaacaaattttataatccTTTGTATTTTGACCATTTGTTTTGATCTTTTACGAATGGAAGTATATCTTCGatttgatttggtttgaacTTAAATTTTTGGAATGAGAGGATTAGGAAAGACTACCTTGCTCAATCTATCTATGGCGATATGAAGgaaaatgaacattttgacTTAACAATGTGGGTGTGTATTTCGAAAGAATTTGATGTCAaaataattgttgaaaatattatagtcTCTCACGAAAAAGAGACATGAGCCCAACCTTCAACTCGATACGTTGCAAAGTATGCTTCTAGAGaaaattgatagaaaaaaatatttgcttGTCATGGATGATGTGTGGAATATGAATTGGGCAAGATAGTGGACTAGTCTTAAAGAGTTTCTTATCGATGGAGCTAAgggaagtaaaattttgatcaCAACTCGTACTCATCAAGTTGCACATACTTCTGACACAGTTTTGTTCCATCATTTGAGTGAACTAGACAAGGACAATTCTAGGAAgttgtttagaaaaattgcattatcCAACGAATCAGAGGtgcttgaaaatttaaatttggtggTAATCGGTAAGGAGATTGTGACAAAAGTTTAAAGGTTCTCCTCTTGCAATAAGGGTAATTGGGAGCTATTTGTATTctaaaaagtcaaaaaataATTGGTTGTCATTCAAGGACAACTAACTTCACCCAATCATGCCACGGAAAAATGAGATGCAATTCATACTAAAGATCAATTTTAACCACATCTCATTCAGGTTGAAACAATGTTTCACCTATTGTGCTTTGTTCCTTAAAGATTAAGATTCAAAATGATGATTTGATAAAACTATGGATGGCATAAGGCTTCATTCAACCACATAATAAGAATCCAATTGAAGATGTTGgtgatttttatttcaaacaactACTAGGAAGGTCAATTTTTCAAGAcgtaaaacaaacaaatgggGAGACATCAAGACGTTCAAGATGCACAACTTCAAGGCATAATCTTCCATGTTCCGTTGGAGAAAATGATTGTGTGCTTCCTAACGATGACACTAAGTCCATTGACAAAAGGACTCAACATGTGACAATTCCGACCTTCATGCCAAAGACAATACTGGAACCATTACACAATCATTAATAAAGGCAAATATTTTGAGAACACTGAATTATGCTGATGATAAAATCGACCTCTCTAATCATTTGCAGTTAcaaacattgaaatttttgtttcattatcATGTTCCCAAGTGTATTGGTAAGATTAAACATTTGAGATATGTTAATATTTCTTATTGTCGTATTGTTTTCCTTCTCAAGGTAGTTACAAAACTGTACCATTTGGAAACACACACCCTTCAAGGTTGTCATTTGCTAAGAGAATTGCCAAGTGATATATTAAGAATCTGATCGATCTTAGGCATCTTGATGTTAAGGATTTTAAACATGCTTGGGGTTATATGCCAAAAGGAATGAGTTCAATGACTATCCTTCAAACaatgaatttgtttatattaagAGAGAATAAAGACGGTGAGTTAAGTGAACTCAATAGATTGATTAACTTGAAAGGATCATTAAGTATTCAACAATTGCAGTTCTGCAAACCCATTGGGTTAGAAAATGCTAAATACCTTGAAGAAAAGTTTGGAATTCAAAAGTTGGGATTACATTTGAAGATCTATCAATACATAGTAGTAGAATCGTGGTTGACAGTCAGAAATCAATGAACCCAATCCTAAGCATCTAAGGAACCAATTCAACATTGCTTAATTCTTCCAATTGAGCTAATTAACCTTCAactaaaaaatccaaattaaaattcaattaaaccaATCCTAatgtcaacaaaaataaaataataattttgttaaccataatcaataattaacACTAATAATTAACACTTTGTGGGTGTATCCTAAACCTAAATCAAGAACTCACTAAGGTTCACCCAAAACATGGCTCCAAAAGCAAACGGCTTGAAGAAGTGAAGGTAAGCTTGTGGCTTGGCTAGGAAAAGGCAGAGAATAACTTGGTTGCATGATtgggagagggagagaaacACGCGGCTCGATCTTGAGAATTAGCTTGTGAACTCGAGGTAGAAGACATCTCGAGTATAATCTGCATGATGACTTACCGTTGAACGTGAAGCACGACTGGATCGAGGGTGGAACAAGATGGCGTGTGGTTGGGCTTAGAGTTCGACGAATGGAGCTGAAAATCCATACAGAATGGCTTCAGCTAAGTTGAAGGAGCTGAAGATCTAGTTGATGGGGCTCGTACACACAATacacaatacaaacaaattgtattattttctttcatttatgtaaaatGTGTTTCTTCAAATTGTACAGCAAATAGAAtaccaaaagaaatttgtattttaagtttatatcaTCAatacttataataaaaaaatgtattatgttgtttttttttgttctttcatttattaatttttttcttcatgcaAATGATAAGCAACATACTATAGAAGAGAACTAATTCATTTGGCACAAAGAGAATGAAGAATAAGAGagtgtaattaatttgattggaaaagagaataaataaaaggattaATTTGGagagaagaataaataaacgaggaaagagatgaagaaataaacaaggaaagagaagaaggagaaaaatgagaatgattatattaaaaaattgaaggattATATTgggaaatgaaatgattaaatagaaaaaatggataataaatgatgagagagaagaaataaaaggaattaAGGGTagtattttctctttccttaaTCTCTCCGCCAAACTGTAGtcatttcctttcctttcttttcattcccCCAAACGGCCCCTAAGAGTTTAAAATACTTCGTCACCAAGAAGGAGTTAAATATGAGGCAGTGCAGATGGCTTGAGGAGTGTTTCatcattattctttctttttgagtccaaacttcaaaaataaaagcatcatataaacttcaaaaaatgGGTTAATTTAggaaattgtttttcttttaagggTGGTATACTCGATATACGACTTTCTTTAATCTAGTCACAACCCACGTGGCTAAAAACTAGGTCAAACTGGTCAAATATTTGTGATTGGATTAATGGAGTTGTAGAAGGAAGTTGTGTGCTCCAACCCGATTTCTGTATTTTCTTATCTAACTACCATAATTTTGTGAttacttaacaaaaaaatattatttatgaaataactTTTTCTGATATACATTACTAATTGTTTGAAAGAGTGTGTATGATAAGGCTTGATAAATAAGACAATGACATTAGAAAAAATACTATAAGAGTGCATTTCAAGCAATATCCAtctttttcacattttatCGATCAAATTGTTTGATCATAATTTTTCAGGTgccaaattatttttagaaaaagagaatttatTTTCTAGAGTGAGTGATGAaatgagataataaaaatagatgggttttgagatgaaactaaaaattaattgaaggtTAATAGCTTGTAATAGGGTTAAAATAATAGagtagtatttataaaattgtgaaataatcaaacaaatatatggATAAGAATGATATTGTACTAATTATTTAAGTACCAACCAATTACACACAAAGATTCAATCAATACCAATTTTTGttcacaaaaagaagaaagaatgatgaaAATGCATGAACTTAGCAGCCGTACATCAAGACCTTCGCCGATTTCCGTCGTTTGAATCAAACCACCAAGCCGCCTCTTTACTTAGGGCTCGTAtccaatttctttaatttcactttatcaatgttttaatttagattattaaattcattacatcacattataaatatatataacacatcCCAACAGCCATCcatcatcaattttaattccCAATTTATCATAATCTTCTCCACACATACATATGGCCAACCCAACCAAAAGTCTAGtcttcatcgtcttcttccATTTGTTCATTCAAATCTCAACTGCTGCCAACTACAATGTGATATCATTTGGTGCAAAACCCGATGGAAAAACGGACTCGACCCAATCATTTCTTAAGGCGTGGACGTCTGCATGTAGCTCCTCCACACGATCCACCATCAACGTCCCTAAGGGAAGGTTCTTGCTCACACCCATCACGTTTAGAGGTCCATGTAAgaacaaaattacatttttgttgAACGGAACACTTGTTGCACCTCTTGACTATCGTGCCCTTGGAGATTCTGGGTATTGGATTTTGTTCATCAAAGTCGATGGAGTTTCTTTCGTCGGTGGCACTATTGATGGAAAAGGCACTGCCTATTGGGCTTGCAAGAACTCTGCAAAAAACTGTCCTCCAGGAGCTAGGGTATGTGTTTACTTCAAGTTCCACCCATCCTTTCGAGTCTatctcaaaattatatttcaaatacatCCTAATTAAGTTGGCAACTAGAAAATgggtgttttttaaaagaaaaattattgtgacttgtttaaaatatatatatggtaaCATGTTCTGtgttctttctattttaacaAATGAAATACAGTCAATAACGTTCAATTGGGCGAACAACATAATACTTAGTGGGTTAACATCAATCAATAGTCAACAAACTCATGTTGTGATCAATAGCTGCAACAATGTGGTGGTGAAGAATGTGAAGATAATGGCTCCAGACCAAAGCCCCAATACTGATGGTATTCATGTGCAATCCTCCACTAACGTAACCATCACTGGAAGTACCATTAAAACTGGAGATGATTGCATTTCTATTGGTGATGgaacaaagaatttgtttatgaGTGATATCAAATGTGGGCCTGGCCATGGCGTAAGGTAACAAACTACATTTACATATACTTCCTGAAATGGTGGTTTTCGTATGTATTTCGAGCTAGTAAACTAATATTATCTAACTTCAATTAATGGACAGCATCGGAAGCTTAGGAAAAGAGGCCAACGAAAACGGAGTTGAAAATGTAACATTGATAAATGCAGTGTTCACGAAATCCGATAATGGTGTTAGGATAAAGACATGGCCTACACCTAGCAATGGTTTCGTTAGACATgttatctttcaaaatatcgTCATGATCAATGTTAAAAATCCTATCTTAATCGATCAAAATTATTGTCCCAACCACCAAAGTTGTTCTCTCCAGGTAATTAATTGACCAACTTTTCTTCTAGagatacataatttttttttcttgccattctaataattgttttttaattgtttttgatATTAAAGAGTTCTGGAGTGAAGATTAATGATGTGACATACAAAAGTATTGAAGGAACATCCGCAACGTCAGAAGCTGTAACATTTGATTGTAGTTCCAGTAATCCGTGCAGTGATATAAAATTGGAAGACATAAAGCTTACGTACAAAAACAAGACAACAACTTCATCATGCAAGAACATTGGTGGATCGAGTATCGGACTTGTGGTGCCAGAGACTTGCTTTTGACCAAATTAACTAACACTCCATATTAATTGTGTTAGtgctttcttttcatatttgtttgtCCTTacttagaaagaaagaataaagaaaatatgtcAATAATGTACATTTAGTCAAACCctttatttaacttttgtaTCTATCAACCCTCCAAACACTCTCTTCAGgacatttttaattgtttttatattcttcttcttattatatacataatattaAACATACCAAAATCAAACAATCTTTGTATACACAGTATTTTTTGATATAATATGAACAGAATACGCcagaaaactatttataacTCAATTGGAAACACAATCACATTTAAgtcatattatataataatgtttagatatgaaaacaatcaaattgaaaGAACCTCAAAACCTTTGTATATACTCAAATCGTAGTCGAGACACGCTTCTATAAATGTTGTTCTAAAGACAATTATTCCATTTGCATGGGTTTGTAAGCAGATTACAACAATTGTGTCTTAGCAGAATACAACGACTAACTTTGATACGTACAATTGTAGTCTCAAACTACTCAGATCCAAAGAACTCTTGGACAACATTTagcaaagaaagaagagaaaccTTCAATTGTGAAAGGAGAGGCAACAAACGAAGAACCCAAGTTGCCCTGTTTATTGGCTAGCTACTCACTAACTctccaaaatacaaaataaatgaaaataaatataacattgaAACATATGtgaaatttaattcaatttagttGTTATTTGCGTGTCTAAAACCAAACACAACTCATTCAAAGTTAACtttcatacattttaaatttagatttaaaatttctaacaaATTATACAACTTAATTTACagaattaagtttattttatttttcaataatcaaCCAAGTTCACTTTCTTTCACTGTATACATACATGATAAAGAATgtgagaaaaattaaacaaaattgttgagaGCAAAGAGACAAGTTGTGGTTGAAACTTTCTTAGTGAATCCACTAAATTTATCGAAGAAACAGTCAGACCAAGCTTTAGAATTATTAACTATTCTTTTCATTGGTCGAGGCAATAGATATCCACACACATGTTCATTTTGTATCTTTGAATTCTATACTCTCGTTTGTGTTCATTCACTACTAGAAGAAGGGACTCTCTTTAACGTTTGTggttttaaatacttcacgttttttggaaaagaaacataaaaaataggtgatatagaaaataaaaacgtcAATAGTTTTATGAAAAGGTGGATGTGGGACAATTATTGGctttcttaacattttttaaacgtcaagtgATATGgttgacgttttaaaaacacCAGGTAATATCGATTGGGttgaatattgattttctttcttcgttTACCTTGTTGGTTCATTACGATTAATTAGGTTAATTATTTACCCATTAGTTAAgtaaattgattattattatgtattattgaaagaTAACTTCGAGATGCGTTCaaccatttcttcttctccttcacgTTACCTTAGCACCTCAGCCCGTGAGTTTCCCTCCACCGAAGTTCCGCCGCACGCCGTTTGCTCCTCCTGTCGTTTCGTCTTCCGTCGCTAACCCAGACGAAGGCAAGCCGCGTTCCCCGTCGTCTTCCGCCCGAGACAAAACCTCCAGCAGTTTCTCCATGTCCTGCGCCGCCTCTCCATTCCAAGCTCCTCCTCCTCTGTTCCCCGCCGCCGCCGGTCTTCTTCCGCGTTTCCCCTCCGACCGAACCCCTGTGGCCTTTCCGCTTCAAGCCGCGCGCGATTCCTTCTTCTCTCCTAGCCGCGTGTGAGCTTCCATCCAACCAAGCGGAGTCGCGTGCAAGCCAAGCTATCTTTTGCCTTTTGCCTAGCCGAGCCGTGAGTTTTGCTCCTTTTCAGCCATATTTGAGACACTTTTTGGGTTTTAGTtacattgttaatttttagtctaataagattaattttggattaaagTTGGGTTATTTTCTTCAAGTGGTTTGCTTTTGTTTGAAGGTAAGTCTAATAAGATAAGTTGTTGAACATTTAATATGTGGAATTTTCTCTAAGGTTGAATTGgttttaaccaaaatttagaTGTGTATTGTTGATTAAAGTTACtaattttttccctttgtgTTAGGATTGAGCTTACATGTTGACCTTATATTGTTGATTaaagttaatgaaattttCCCTTTGTGTTAGTATCTAGTTAATTGGGAAAACGTTGGCTGTCAACTAGAGAATAATTGTTTTAGCAAATCTCAAGGTAAAGGATTTCAACTACCAAACCCTGTAGAATTGAAATATACCGCGTAGAATTAAGATGTTTCGACTAAAATATGTCGTGGAATGTCTGAAATAGACATGTGTGTATGTTTGGATGTATAAGCATAAGAATAAGTTTGGATGTATTGATGATTTGCTACATTGATGATTGAATTGAGATATGTACTAGCTTACTAGTTTTTTACTACTTATgcattgaactaaaaaattgttgataaTTTGGAGTCTTTCTTGATTTGACTGTCTTAGATAGTTTAGATCGGAATGAACTTATCTACATTGAGGGGCAACTGTTAACTTTATTTATGGGATATTGTAGGTACAGTGTCCTATGAGATCACCACATATTGTGCTTGTGTTCCTACAAGACCACTCGACTATTTATGTGTTCCTACGGGATCACTAAACTGATTATGTGCATCCTATGGGATCACTAAACTGATTGACGTGTATTCTACAGTATCACTAGATTAATTGACATGCATCCTATATGATCAAAAGACTGTTATGATGTAAGGTACCTTCGAATAGAGAGTTAACCGTTTTTACTCTTAACGGGATCGATAGTGGGTCTCTTATTAGATATACTTTTATACTCActattttcatgtttaactttttcaggcaaaggtaatacgAGAGTCTGACCAGTGAGGGACAAGAATAACTCATGAACACCAAACATGAACCTTTCAAATGCTTTCATTTAACACTTTACTTATTTTCAAGTTGTGGTGGTTGCATTGAGTTTTATGTTTAGAACTACCGTCTGTTTTATTTTGACTTAAAACACtaatacttttatatttttatgtttatttgcAATAGGGtatgaacaaaattttctttgatgttcatgttttgaacaaattttataatccTTTGTATTTTAACCATTTGTTTTGATCTCTTACGAATGGAAGTATATCTTCGatttgatttggtttgaacTTAAATTTTTGGAATGAGAGGATTAGGAAAGACTACCTTGCTCAATCTATCTATGGCGATATGAAGgaaaatgaacattttgacTTAACAATGTGGGTGTGTATTTCGAAAGAATTTGATGTCAaaataattgttgaaaatattatagtcTCTCACGAAAAAGAGACATGAGCCCAACCTTCAACTCGATACGTTGCAAAGTATGCTTCTAGAGaaaattgatagaaaaaaatatttgcttGTCATGGATGATGTGTGGAATATGAATTGGGCAAGATAATGGACTAGTCTTAAAGAGTTTCTTATCGATGGAGCTAAGGGAAGTAAAAATTTGATCACAACTCGTACTCATCAAGTTGCACATACTTCTAACACAGTTTTGTTCCATCATTTGAGTGAACTAGACAAGGACAACTCTTGGGAgttgtttagaaaaattgcattatcCAACGAATCAGAGGTgcttgaatatttaaatttggtggTAATCGGTAAGGAGATTGTGACAAAAGTTTAAAGGTTCTCCTCTTGCAATAAGGGTAATTGGGAGCTATTTGTATTctaaaaagtcaaaaaataATTGGTTGTCATTCAAGGACAACTAACTTCACCCAATCATGCCACGGAAAAATGAGATGCAATTCATACTAAAGATCAATTTTAACCACATCTCATTCAGGTTGAAACAATGTTTCACCTATTGTGCTTTGTTCCTTAAAGATTAAGATTCAAAATGATGATTTGATAAAACTATGGATGGCATAAGGCTTCATTCAACCACATAATAAGAATCCAATTGAAGATGTTGgtgatttttatttcaaacaactACTAGGAAGGTCAATTTTTCAAGAcgtaaaacaaacaaatgggGAGACATCAAGACGTTCAAGATGCACAACTTCAAGGCATAATCTTCCATGTTCCGTTGGAGAAAATGATTGTGTGCTTCCTAACGATGACACTAAGTCCATTGACAAAAGGACTCAACATGTGACAATTCCGACCTTCATGCCAAAGACAATACTGGAACCATTACACAATCATTAATAAAGGCAAATATTTTGAGAACACTGAATTATGCTGATGATAAAATCGACCTCTCTAATCATTTGCAGTTAcaaacattgaaatttttgtttcattatcATGTTCCCAAGTGTATTGGTAAGATTAAACATTTGAGATATGTTAATATTTCTTATTGTCGTATTGTTTTCCTTCTCAAGGTAGTTACAAAACTGTACCATTTGGAAACACACACCCTTCAAGGTTGTCATTTGCTAAGAGAATTGCCAAGTGATATATTAAGAATCTGATCGATCTTAGGCATCTTGATGTTAAGGATTTTAAACATGCTTGGGGTTATATGCCAAAAGGAATGAGTTCAATGACTATCCTTCAAACaatgaatttgtttatattaagAGAGAATAAAGACGGTGAGTTAAGTGAACTCAATAGATTGATTAACTTGAAAGGATCATTAAGTATTCAACAATTGCAGTTCTGCAAACCCATTGGGTTAGAAAATGCTAAATACCTTGAAGAAAAGTTTGGAATTCAAAAGTTGGGATTACATTTGAAGATCTATCAATACATAGTAGTAGAATCGTGGTTGACAGTCAGAAATCAATGAACCCAATCCTAAGCATCTAAGGAACCAATTCAACATTGCTTAATTCTTCCAATTGAGCTAATTAACCTTCAactaaaaaatccaaattaaaattcaattaaaccaATCCTAatgtcaacaaaaataaaataataattttgttaaccataatcaataattaacACTAATAATTAACACTTTGTGGGTGTATCCTAAACCTAAATCAAGAACTCACTAAGGTTCACCCAAAACATGGCTCCAAAAGCAAACGGCTTGAAGAAGTGAAGGTAAGCTTGTGGCTTGGCTAGGAAAAGGCAGAGAATAACTTGGTTGCATGATtgggagagggagagaaacACGCGGCTCGATCTTGAGAATTAGCTTGTGAACTCGAGGTAGAAGACATCTCGAGTATAATCTGCATGATGACTTACCGTTGAACGTGAAGCACGACTGGATCGAGGGTGGAACAAGATGGCGTGTGGTTGGGCTTAGAGTTCGACGAATGGAGCTGAAAATCCATACAGAATGGCTTCAGCTAAGTTGAAGGAGCTGAAGATCTAGTTGATGGGGCTCGTACACACAATacacaatacaaacaaattgtattattttctttcatttatgtaaaatGTGTTTCTTCAAATTGTACAGCAAATAGAAtaccaaaagaaatttgtattttaagtttatatcaTCAatacttataataaaaaaatgtattatgttgtttttttttgttctttcatttattaatttttttcttcatgcaAATGATAAGCAACATACTATAGAAGAGAACTAATTCATTTGGCACAAAGAGAATGAAGAATAAGAGagtgtaattaatttgattggaaaagagaataaataaaaggattaATTTGGagagaagaataaataaacgaggaaagagatgaagaaataaacaaggaaagagaagaaggagaaaaatgagaatgattatattaaaaaattgaaggattATATTgggaaatgaaatgattaaatagaaaaaatggataataaatgatgagagagaagaaataaaaggaattaAGGGTagtattttctctttccttaaTCTCTCCGCCAAACTGTAGtcatttcctttcctttcttttcattcccCAAACGGCCCCTAAGAGTTTAAAATACTTCGTCACCAAGAAGGAGTTAAATATGAGGCAGTGCAGATGGCTTGAGGAGTGTTTCatcattattctttctttttgagtccaaacttcaaaaataaaagcatcatataaacttcaaaaaatgGGTTAATTTAggaaattgtttttcttttaagggTGGTATACTCGATATACGACTTTCTTTAATCTAGTCACAACCCACGTGGCTAAAAACTAGGTCAAACTGGTCAAATATTTGTGATTGGATTAATGGAGTTGTAGAAGGAAGTTGTGTGCTCCAACCCGATTTCTGTATTTTCTTATCTAACTACCATAATTTTGtgattacttaaaaaaaaaatattatttatgaaataactTTTTCTGATATACATTACTAATTGTTTGAAAGAGTGTGTATGATAAGGCTTGATAAATAAGACAATGACATTAGAAAAAATACTATAAGAGTGCATTTCAAGCAATATCCAtctttttcacattttatCGATCAAATTGTTTGATCATAATTTTTCAGGTgccaaattatttttagaaaaagagaatttatTTTCTAGAGTGAGTGATGAaatgagataataaaaatagatgggttttgagatgaaactaaaaattaattgaaggtTAATAGCTTGTAATAGGGTTAAAATAATAGagtagtatttataaaattgtgaaataatcaaacaaatatatggATAAGAATGATATTGTACTAATTATTTAAGTACCAACCAATTACACACAAAGATTCAATCAATACCAATTTTTGttcacaaaaagaagaaagaatgatgaaAATGCATGAACTTAGCAGCCGTACATCAAGACCTTCGCCGATTTCCGTCGTTTGAATCAAACCACCAAGCCGCCTCTTTACTTAGGGCTCGTAtccaatttctttaatttcactttatcaatgttttaatttagattattaaattcattacatcacattataaatatatataacacatcCCAACAGCCATCcatcatcaattttaattccCAATTTATCATAATCTTCTCCACACATACATATGGCCAACCCAACCAAAAGTCTAGtcttcatcgtcttcttccATTTGTTCATTCAAATCTCAACTGCTGCCAACTACAATGTGATATCATTTGGTGCAAAACCCGATGGAAAAACGGACTCGACCCAATCATTTCTTAAGGCGTGGACGTCTGCATGTAGCTCCTCCACACGATCCACCATCAACGTCCCTAAGGGAAGGTTCTTGCTCACACCCATCACGTTTAGAGGTCCATGTAAgaacaaaattacatttttgttgAACGGAACACTTGTTGCACCTCTTGACTATCGTGCCTTGGAGATTCTGGGTATTGGATTTTGTTCATCAAAGTCGATGGAGTTTCTTTCGTCGGTGGCACTATTGATGGAAAAGGCACTGCCTATTGGGCTTGCAAGAACTCTGCAAAAAACTGTCCTCCAGGAGCTAGGGTATGTGTTTACTTCAAGTTCCACCCATCCTTTCGAGTCTatctcaaaattatatttcaaa
The nucleotide sequence above comes from Cucumis sativus cultivar 9930 unplaced genomic scaffold, Cucumber_9930_V3 scaffold119, whole genome shotgun sequence. Encoded proteins:
- the LOC116405573 gene encoding polygalacturonase-like — translated: MANPTKSLVFIVFFHLFIQISTAANYNVISFGAKPDGKTDSTQSFLKAWTSACSSSTRSTINVPKGRFLLTPITFRGPCKNKITFLLNGTLVAPLDYRALGDSGYWILFIKVDGVSFVGGTIDGKGTAYWACKNSAKNCPPGARSITFNWANNIILSGLTSINSQQTHVVINSCNNVVVKNVKIMAPDQSPNTDGIHVQSSTNVTITGSTIKTGDDCISIGDGTKNLFMSDIKCGPGHGVSIGSLGKEANENGVENVTLINAVFTKSDNGVRIKTWPTPSNGFVRHVIFQNIVMINVKNPILIDQNYCPNHQSCSLQSSGVKINDVTYKSIEGTSATSEAVTFDCSSSNPCSDIKLEDIKLTYKNKTTTSSCKNIGGSSIGLVVPETCF